A segment of the Mycobacteriales bacterium genome:
CGGCCGCAATGGGTGAGACGCTGCGGTTCGGCATCGACGTCGGCGGGACCGGCGTCAAGGGTGCGGTCGTCGACATCGACAGCGGCGAGCTGACGACCGACCGGGTGCGCGTCCTCACCCCGCATCCCGCGACGCCCGCCGCCGTCG
Coding sequences within it:
- a CDS encoding ROK family protein is translated as MGETLRFGIDVGGTGVKGAVVDIDSGELTTDRVRVLTPHPATPAAV